A stretch of Triticum aestivum cultivar Chinese Spring chromosome 1D, IWGSC CS RefSeq v2.1, whole genome shotgun sequence DNA encodes these proteins:
- the LOC123180826 gene encoding uncharacterized protein, producing the protein MAEDSGAILRHISSLKDMLDKVNEEIEQNIQRTRETESEIVKHSETEKDYLVKESELMKGVSVAEFELDGLMQVEAAGTDSLKAMEGNLEFRKATLNAIRKLFYDKMERFIAESRDFQVNMLGGSNEDLLLLLKERDSLENESENLRMKINAIQSSLKEYIAEILEEVNVENSVLESDVQYRISEYMEILKDINNLKILFSSSNS; encoded by the exons GTCAATGAAGAGATTGAACAGAATATACAAAGGACCAGGGAAACAGAGTCAGAAATAGTGAAGCATTCTGAAACTGAAAAGGACTATCTCGTGAAGGAGTCTGAGCTAATGAAAGGAGTATCGGTTGCTGAGTTTGAACTTGATGGGCTTATGCAAGTGGAAG CTGCTGGAACAGATTCACTTAAAGCGATGGAGGGCAATTTGGAATTCCGGAAAGCTACTCTGAATGCAATTAGGAAACTATTCTACGATAAAAT GGAAAGGTTCATCGCGGAATCTAGAGACTTCCAAGTTAACATGCTTGGAGGTTCAAATGAGGATTTGCTTCTCCTACTAAAGGAAAGAGATTCACTAGAGAATGAGAGTGAGAACTTGAGGATGAAGATCAACGCCATACAAAGTTCATTAAAGGAATACATTGCTGAGATTCTTGAGGAGGTAAATGTGGAAAATTCAG TTCTGGAGTCTGATGTACAGTATAGGATTTCGGAATACATGGAAATTCTCAAGGATATAAACAACCTGAAGATTCTATTTAGTTCGAGCAATTCTTAA
- the LOC123166966 gene encoding uncharacterized protein: MRKVCPNLDREDGLDTVLEVPVPELHQEVPARRRRTVNLKAWMRSHMHIDHQHMHRRDGVQAMLGVMGAPLVPQPVQPRRPMGGRDSKEPLELSKARYIVEQYVAAAGGEAALSAATSMFAMGKVRMSSTTSKSSKATKKGMGEVHGGFVVWQKKPELWCVEMVVASGTKMSAGSDGKVAWRQTPWQQQAHASRGLPRPIRRCVQGLDPKSTADLFSSAASVGEEAVDGVDCFVLRVDAEPSALHARSGADVEVIRHALWGYFSQRTGLLVRLEDSHLLRIPRPADAASASMYWETTMASTIGDYRPVDGINIAHAGRTVVSVSPFTRAAGAVDEADADADARRKRPCTCMEETWSIEEVEFNIAGLSTECFLPPRDLVLSDSKDQPRHNKEQGDKAAKGARDGDGGCGIRAAVPKKPLVPVVTGLGWFGPAKVAAVDTLDAADESKDTTYASTR; encoded by the exons ATGAGGAAGGTGTGCCCCAACCTAGACCGGGAGGACGGCCTCGACACCGTGCTGGAGGTGCCGGTCCCCGAGCTCCACCAGGAGGTGCCGGCCCGCCGGCGCCGCACGGTCAACCTCAAGGCGTGGATGCGGTCGCACATGCACATCGATCACCAGCATATGCATCGCCGTGACGGCGTGCAGGCCATGCTCGGCGTGATGGGCGCGCCGCTGGTGCCTCAGCCCGTGCAGCCCAGGAGGCCCATGGGCGGACGTGACAGCAAGGAGCCCCTG GAGCTATCCAAGGCGAGGTATATAGTGGAGCAGtacgtggcggcggccggcggcgaggcggcgctgagCGCGGCGACTAGCATGTTCGCCATGGGGAAGGTGCGGATGAGCAGCACTACATCCAAGAGCAGCAAGGCAACAAAGAAGGGAATGGGCGAGGTGCACGGGGGATTTGTAGTGTGGCAGAAGAAGCCGGAGCTCTGGTGCGTGGAGATGGTCGTGGCCAGTGGCACCAAGATGAGCGCCGGCAGCGACGGCAAGGTTGCGTGGCGCCAGACGCCGTGGCAGCAGCAGGCCCACGCCTCCCGGGGACTGCCGCGACCGATCCGCAGATGCGTTCAGGGTTTGGACCCCAAATCCACGGCGGATCTCTTCTCCAGCGCCGCGTCTGTCGGCGAGGAAGCAGTCGACGGCGTGGACTGCTTCGTGCTCCGCGTCGACGCGGAACCCTCCGCTCTGCACGCCCGCAGTGGCGCCGACGTGGAGGTGATCCGGCACGCGCTATGGGGATACTTCAGCCAGAGGACGGGGCTGCTCGTCCGTCTCGAGGACAGCCACCTGCTGCGCATCCCCAGGCCGGCCGACGCAGCTTCCGCGAGCATGTACTGGGAGACCACCATGGCGTCCACCATCGGcgactaccgccccgtcgacggcATCAACATCGCGCACGCCGGCCGCACCGTCGTCTCGGTGTCCCCGTTCACGAGGGCCGCCGGAGCAGTAGAcgaggccgacgccgacgccgacgcgcgCAGGAAGAGACCGTGCACGTGCATGGAGGAGACGTGGAGCATCGAGGAGGTGGAGTTCAACATTGCGGGGCTGTCCACGGAGTGCTTCCTGCCTCCCAGGGACCTTGTGCTCAGCGATTCCAAAGACCAGCCGCGGCACAACAAGGAGCAAGGCGATAAGGCGGCAAAGGGTGCTCGGGACGGCGACGGTGGCTGCGGGATCCGCGCGGCTGTGCCGAAGAAGCCACTTGTTCCGGTTGTGACTGGACTAGGTTGGTTTGGTCCGGCCAAGGTTGCCGCGGTTGACACCTTAGACGCTGCCGACGAGTCCAAAGACACCACGTACGCATCCACAAGATGA
- the LOC123180825 gene encoding heat shock 70 kDa protein 6, chloroplastic — translation MATTTFPTSTPFFVHHGARRPSVNLRTAAVVYGRGGRRWRPLRVACEKVVGIDLGTTNSAVAAMEGGKPTIVTNAEGARTTPSVVAYTKAGDRLVGQIAKRQAVVNPENTFFSVKRFIGRKMNEVAEESKQVSYRLVRDDNGNVKLDCPAIGKQFAAEEISAQVLRKLVDDASKFLNDKVTKAVITVPAYFNDSQRTATKDAGRIAGLDVLRIINEPTAASLAYGFEKKNNETILVFDLGGGTFDVSVLEVGDGVFEVLSTSGDTHLGGDDFDKRIVDWLAGSFKNDEGIDLLKDKQALQRLTEAAEKAKMELSSLTQTNISLPFITATADGPKHIETTLTRGKFEELCSDLLDRLRTPVDNSLRDAKLSLKEIDEVILVGGSTRIPAVQDLVKKMTGKDPNVTVNPDEVVALGAAVQAGVLSGDVSDIVLLDVTPLSLGLETLGGVMTKIIPRNTTLPTSKSEVFSTAADGQTSVEINVLQGEREFVRDNKSLGSFRLDGIPPAPRGVPQIEVKFDIDANGILSVAAVDKGTGKKQDITITGASTLPKDEVEKMVEEAEKFAAEDKEKRDAIDTKNQAESVIYQTEKQLKELGDKVPGDVKEKVEGKLKELQDAVAGGSTQTIKDALAALNQEVMQLGQSLYQQQGSGPTPGADGAADSTGPSEKTGDGGDVIDADFTDSN, via the exons ATGGCGACCACGACCTTCCCCACGTCGACCCCCTTCTTCGTCCACCACGGCGCCCGGCGCCCCTCCGTCAACCTCCGAACGGCCGCGGTGGTGTACGGCCGtggtgggcggcggtggcggccactGCGCGTCGCCTGCGAGAAGGTGGTGGGGATCGACCTCGGGACCACCAACTCAGCGGTCGCGGCGATGGAGGGCGGCAAGCCCACCATCGTCACCAACGCCGAGGGCGCGCGGACCACGCCGTCGGTCGTGGCCTACACCAAGGCCGGGGACCGGCTGGTGGGACAGATCGCCAAGAGGCAGGCGGTGGTCAACCCGGAGAACACCTTCTTCTCAGTCAAGAGGTTCATCGGCCGAAAGATGAACGAGGTCGCCGAGGAGTCCAAGCAGGTTTCCTACCGCCTTGTCCGGGACGATAACGGCAACGTCAAGCTCGATTGCCCAGCAATTGGCAAGCAGTTCGCCGCGGAGGAGATCTCTGCACAG GTCCTGAGAAAGCTGGTTGATGATGCGTCAAAGTTTTTAAATGACAAAGTCACCAAGGCAGTGATCACGGTTCCTGCTTATTTCAATGACTCCCAGAGGACGGCTACAAAAGATGCCGGCCGCATTGCAGGCCTGGATGTTCTCCGTATCATAAACGAGCCTACCGCGGCATCGTTGGCATATGGTTTTGAAAAAAAGAACAATGAAACAATTCTGGTTTTTGACCTGGGAGGAGGCACCTTTGATGTTTCAG TTCTCGAAGTTGGTGATGGTGTTTTTGAGGTGCTGTCTACATCTGGTGATACTCACCTTGGTGGTGATGACTTTGACAAG AGAATTGTTGATTGGCTGGCTGGGAGCTTCAAGAATGATGAGGGTATTGACCTGCTAAAAGACAAGCAAGCTCTCCAGCGTCTTACAGAAGCAGCTGAGAAGGCCAAGATGGAATTGTCATCGTTGACCCAAACAAATATCAG TTTACCTTTCATTACAGCTACTGCTGATGGGCCCAAGCATATTGAGACAACACTTACCAGGGGTAAATTTGAGGAGCTATGCTCAGATCTTCTTGACAG GCTGAGGACACCTGTCGACAATTCTCTTAGAGATGCGAAGTTGTCACTTAAAGAAATAGACGAGGTGATTCTTGTGGGTGGTTCCACAAGAATTCCAGCTGTTCAGGATCTTGTGAAGAAAATGACGGGAAAGGATCCCAATGTGACAGTCAATCCCGATGAGGTTGTTGCTCTTGGAGCAGCAGTGCAG GCAGGAGTATTGTCGGGTGATGTGAGCGATATTGTGCTTCTTGATGTTACGCCACTGTCTCTTGGTTTGGAGACACTGGGTGGGGTGATGACCAAGATTATCCCAAGGAATACAACCCTCCCTACCTCCAAGTCAGAGGTCTTTTCAACGGCTGCTGATGGACAGACTAGTGTGGAGATTAATGTTCTCCAAGGAGAAAGAGAGTTTGTTAGGGACAATAAATCCCTTGGTAGCTTCAGGCTTGATGGAATTCCTCCTGCTCCGCGTGGTGTTCCCCAAATTGAAGTCAAGTTTGATATTGATGCCAATGGCATTCTGTCTGTTGCTGCGGTGGATAAGGGCACTGGGAAGAAGCAGGACATTACGATCACTGGAGCCAGCACACTGCCAAAGGATGAG GTAGAGAAGATGGTGGAAGAAGCTGAAAAATTCGcggcggaggacaaggagaagaGGGACGCAATTGACACCAAGAACCAGGCAGAGTCTGTGATCTACCAGACTGAGAAACAACTGAAGGAGCTCGGAGACAAGGTCCCAGGCGATGTCAAGGAGAAGGTGGAGGGGAAGCTCAAGGAACTCCAGGACGCCGTTGCTGGTGGATCGACACAGACGATAAAGGATGCACTAGCTGCGTTGAACCAAGAAGTGATGCAGCTTGGTCAGTCCCTCTACCAGCAGCAGGGGTCGGGCCCTACCCCTGGAGCTGACGGCGCTGCTGACTCTACAGGCCCATCTGAGAAGACAGGCGATGGTGGTGACGTCATAGACGCTGATTTTACCGACAGCAATTGA